A genomic region of Alligator mississippiensis isolate rAllMis1 chromosome 4, rAllMis1, whole genome shotgun sequence contains the following coding sequences:
- the LOC132243185 gene encoding olfactory receptor 10A3-like has translation MDKKMDKSQQCALIAKKVYGIQGCIAGAVAATGPMDGANQTQVTEFIFLGFSHILQGQAFLFLAFLTVYLITLLGNCLILTLIVLDPQLHSPMDMCYSSVTLPKILANLLQRRETISYWECMAQMFFLMSCAGAESSLLTVMAFDRYTAICKPLHYTKILSRGVCISLATVSWLSAILGSAVQSSLVINISFCGDNQIHHIFCDAPPLLKIACSDTYVSEMALHTASVIVGSIPFMLILISYIYILLAILRIRSDTGRRKAFSTCAAHLVVVVIYFGMGNLNYNRPRAGYSLEVDTLVSALYCILTPMLNPLIYSLRNQDVRGALRRALGQHEKEKASTGAQPGVD, from the exons ATGGACAAGAAGATGGAtaagagccagcagtgtgccctcatTGCCAAGAAGGTGTACGGCATCCAGGGCTGCATTGctggagcg GTAGCTGCCACCGGCCCCATGGACGGGGCAAACCAGACGCAGGTGACAGAGTTCATCTTCCTGGGCTTCTCCCAcatcctgcagggccaggccttcctcttcctggccTTCTTGACTGTCTACCTCATCACCCTGCTGGGGAACTGCCTGATCCTCACCCTCATCGTGCTGgatccccagctgcacagccccat ggacatgtgctacTCCTCCGTCACGCTGCCCAAGATCCTGGCCAACCTCCTGCAGCGGCGGGAGACCATCTCCTACTGGGAGTGCATGGCACAGATGTTCTTCCTCATGAGCTGCGCGGGTGCCGAGTCTTCATTGTTGACTGTCATGGCCTTTGACCGGTACACGGCCATCTGCAAACCCCTGCACTACACCAAGATCTTGAGCAGGGGCGTATGCATCTCCCTGGCCACCGTGTCCTGGCTCTCGGCCATCCTGGGCTCAGCAGTCCAATCCTCCCTGGTCATCAACATCTCCTTCTGTGGAGACAACCAGATCCACCACATCTTCTGCGATGCCCCTCCTCTGCTGAAGATCGCCTGCAGCGACACCTACGTCAGTGAGATGGCTTTGCATACAGCCAGTGTCATCGTGGGATCAATCCCATTTATGCTCATCCTCATCTCATACATCTACATCCTGCTGGCCATCCTCCGCATCCGCTCCGACACAGGGAGGCGCAAAGCCTTCTCCACGTGTGCTGCACACCTGGTTGTGGTTGTTATCTACTTTGGGATGGGCAACCTGAACTACAACCGGCCCAGAGCTGGCTACTCCCTGGAGGTGGACACGCTGGTCTCCGCGCTTTACTGCATCCTCACCCCCATGCTCAACCCCCTCATCTACAGCCTCCGCAACCAGGACGTGAGAGGCGCCCTGAGGAGGGCCCTGGGGCAGCATGAGAAGGAGAAAGCCTCCACAGGTGCACAGCCAGGTGTGGACTAA
- the LOC106739788 gene encoding olfactory receptor 5V1-like → MAPLFYWVYASFSAFRLSWMPLVAAAGPMDRANQTQVAEFVFLGFSHILQGQAFVFLAFLAIYLVTLLGNCLILTLIVLDPQLHSPMYFFLGHLSILDMCYSSVTMPKILVNLRHQRKTISYRECMAQIFFLMTCAGAEASLLTVMAFDRYAAICRPLHYTCIMSKKVCVPLATACWLWGILNSAIHNFLTTNVSFCGANQIHHIFCDVPPLLKITCSDTYVNVIALHAASVFVGLIPFLLILISYTYILLAILRIHSNTGRCKAFSTCAAHLVVVIMYFGMAILNYNKPSAGYSVEVDTLVSTLYCILTPMLNPLIYSLRNQDVRGALRRALGHHEKDNTSPHAQPGVD, encoded by the exons atggcccctctcttctattgggtgtacgcctccttttcaGCGTTCAGACTTTCCtggatgcctttg GTAGCTGCCGCTGGCCCCATGGACAGGGCGAACCAGACGCAGGTGGCAGAGTTCGTCTTCCTGGGCTTCTCCCAcatcctgcagggccaggccttcGTCTTCCTGGCCTTCCTCGCCATCTACCTCGTCACCCTGCTGGGGAACTGCCTGATCCTCACCCTCATCGTGCTGGATCCCCAGCTGCACagtcccatgtacttcttcctcggCCACCTCTCCATCCTGGACATGTGCTACTCCTCCGTCACGATGCCCAAGATCCTGGTCAACCTCCGGCACCAGCGGAAGACCATCTCCTACCGGGAGTGCATGGCACAGATTTTCTTCCTCATGACCTGTGCAGGTGCTGAGGCTTCATTGCTGACTGTCATGGCTTTTGACCGGTATGCAGCCATCTGCAGACCCCTGCACTACACCTGCATCATGAGTAAGAAAGTATGTGTCCCACTGGCCAcggcctgctggctctggggcatccTGAACTCAGCCATCCACAACTTCCTGACCACCAACGTCTCCTTCTGTGGCGCCAACCAGATCCATCACATCTTCTGCGACGTCCCTCCTCTGCTGAAGATCACCTGCAGTGACACCTACGTCAACGTAATTGCTCTTCATGCTGCCAGTGTCTTTGTGGGATTGATCCCATTTCTGCTCATTCTCATCTCATACACCTACATCCTGCTGGCCATCCTCCGCATCCACTCCAACACGGGCAGGTGCAAAGCCTTCTCCACGTGTGCTGCACACCTGGTCGTGGTCATCATGTACTTTGGGATGGCCATCCTGAATTACAACAAGCCCAGTGCTGGCTACTCCGTGGAGGTGGACACGCTGGTCTCCACGCTCTACTGCATCCTCACCCCCATGCTCAACCCCCTCATCTACAGCCTCCGCAACCAGGACGTGAGGGGCGCCCTGAGGAGGGCCCTGGGGCACCATGAGAAGGACAACAcctccccacatgcacagccAGGTGTGGACTAA